The Blautia pseudococcoides genome segment AGAACACAAGAATCAAAAACACAAGCTTTCCAGCCAAAGTATCATATTGTATCCAAAACACCAGATTAAACAAAAGTACAGCACCGGCTGCCGCATAAATAAGAGAAAGCTGAAACGCTGATTTGAAGTTCGCCTTCAGCGCCTGCAGATAAGGGCGAACCATATATCCATGCTCCTCCCTTGCCTCCTGCAGGGTAACAGAAAACAATGCGCATACAGCCGGGCCGATTGTAATAACAGGAATGCAGGTGCACAAAAATATAACATTTAAAACAATAAAATCTGTCATGGTTTCCAGAAACCGGAAAACAGGACTTTCCATATTAAATTTCATAAGCGCCTCCTATATACTGATTATTACAGACGGTTCCTTAGCTTCTATGACGCAGTCCCGTCCGTCTTGTATGAGAACGCCTCCGCTCACGCTGCTGAATGCACGGTTCAGAAACCGGATCCGGAAGCTGCCGCGTGCTGTCACTCTGCAAAGTATTGTTTCTTTTTTCTGCTCTATGGTCATGCGGAACACTTCTTTCCCATCCTCGTATACCACTGTCCCTGCCTTTCCCTGTAGTTCATATACCTTCAGCTCCATATTTTCTGCATAAGAATCTGCTGCTCTGACCAGACGGCATGCAGTTGGAAGAATCGAATTTTCTCTTACCCAAAGAGGAATAGAATCATATCCATGACGCTCCTTCCGCCAGATTCCCCCCGGGGCAGTCTCTCCTGTAAGGTAATTCGTCCAGGTCCCCTGGGGAAGATAATAGGATACCTCCCCGTCCTCACCAAAAACAGGCGCTGCCAGCAGCTTCTCCCCAAGCATATACTGCCTGTCCAGGTAATAGCAGGCCGGATCCTGTTCAAATTCCAGCACCATACTTCTCATCATGGGAATACCGGTTCTGGCCGTATCGCAAGCACTGCTGCAGAGATACGGCAGTAATTCCAATTTAAGCTTCGTAAAGCGCCGCAGGACTTCCACAGACTCTTCGTCATATGCCCATGGCACACGGTAAGAGGTACTTCCGTGAAGCCTGCTGTGGGAAGAAAGCAGGCCAAAGGCTGCCCATCTCTTGTACACATCCGGTGTGGAGGTGCTTTCAAAACCACCTATGTCATGGCTCCAATATCCGAAGCCTGACATGGTAAGGGACAATCCCCCTCGCAAACTCTCTGCCATAGCCTCATAACTGGACCAGCAGTCTCCGCCCCAGTGTACCGGAAACTTCTGTCCCCCAACCGTGGCTGACCTTGCAAACAATACGGCATCCTGGGCTCCTCTCTTTTTCTGAAGCAGTTCGTACACCGTCTTATTGTACAGATAGGTATAGAAATTATGCATCTTCACCGGGTCCGAGCCGTCATAATATCGGATGCCCTCCGTGGGGATCCGCTCCCCAAAATCAGTCTTAAAACAGTCCACGCCCATATCAAGAAGACTTTCCAGCTTCTCCTGATACCATCTGCAGGCCCTAGGATTGGTAAAGTCCACCAGCGCCATGCCCGGCTGCCACATATCCCACTGCCACACATCCCCGTTTTCCCTCTCCACCAGATATCCCTTATCCATGCCTTCCTCAAACAGCCAGGATTCCTCTGCAATATAGGGATTGATCCAGACACATATTTTCAAACCCCTTTCTTTTATTCTGGAAAGCATTCCCTTCGGATCAGGAAATACCCTGCTGTCCCATACAAAATCACTCCAGTGGAATTCCTTCATCCAAAAACAGTCAAAATGAAATACCTGCAGGGGTATTCCCCGCTCCTCCATCCCATCAATAAAACTCATAACTGTTTCCTCATCATAATCCGTGGTAAATGATGTTGACAGCCAAAGCCCGAAGGTCCATTTCGGCGGCAGGGAGGGTTTTCCTGTCAAACCGGTATAACGCTCCAGCACCTCCTTCATAGACGGACCATTGATAAAGAAATAATCAAGATACTCACCCGGTACGTTGAATTCCACCTTGGATACCTGCTCTGTTCCAACCTCAAAG includes the following:
- the yicI gene encoding alpha-xylosidase, which codes for MKFSNGCWLQKEGCECFAPQQVYYVKKEQKRVVICAPTTRIRHRGDTLGGINLNLEITSPMPEVLRVRICHHKGVRRTGPEFELEAGETVDLDVREEEETIRISSGTLCLVLTKENWSMTYERRGEALSKSSGRDLAYMKTDWKGYAYDKGSQDAYMRQQLGLSVGELVYGLGERFTPFIKNGQSVDIWNEDGGTSTEQSYKNIPFYLTNRGYGVFVNHPEKVSFEVGTEQVSKVEFNVPGEYLDYFFINGPSMKEVLERYTGLTGKPSLPPKWTFGLWLSTSFTTDYDEETVMSFIDGMEERGIPLQVFHFDCFWMKEFHWSDFVWDSRVFPDPKGMLSRIKERGLKICVWINPYIAEESWLFEEGMDKGYLVERENGDVWQWDMWQPGMALVDFTNPRACRWYQEKLESLLDMGVDCFKTDFGERIPTEGIRYYDGSDPVKMHNFYTYLYNKTVYELLQKKRGAQDAVLFARSATVGGQKFPVHWGGDCWSSYEAMAESLRGGLSLTMSGFGYWSHDIGGFESTSTPDVYKRWAAFGLLSSHSRLHGSTSYRVPWAYDEESVEVLRRFTKLKLELLPYLCSSACDTARTGIPMMRSMVLEFEQDPACYYLDRQYMLGEKLLAAPVFGEDGEVSYYLPQGTWTNYLTGETAPGGIWRKERHGYDSIPLWVRENSILPTACRLVRAADSYAENMELKVYELQGKAGTVVYEDGKEVFRMTIEQKKETILCRVTARGSFRIRFLNRAFSSVSGGVLIQDGRDCVIEAKEPSVIISI
- a CDS encoding YesL family protein; translated protein: MKFNMESPVFRFLETMTDFIVLNVIFLCTCIPVITIGPAVCALFSVTLQEAREEHGYMVRPYLQALKANFKSAFQLSLIYAAAGAVLLFNLVFWIQYDTLAGKLVFLILVFCSFIYLFSLCYGMALNARFENTVRRTLKNSILIALSNMKYSVILLLLLALSVTLYCMSGACRIFFIIFGFAFISYCQAYILVKVFEKYEPERPVKAIRG